From Parus major isolate Abel chromosome 1A, Parus_major1.1, whole genome shotgun sequence, the proteins below share one genomic window:
- the APPL2 gene encoding DCC-interacting protein 13-beta isoform X1: MPAVDKLLLEEALQDSPQTRSLLSVFEEDAGTLTEYTNQLLQAMQRVYGAQNEMCLATQQLSKQLLAYEKQHFALGKGDEEVISTLHYFSKVVDELNILHSELAKQLADTMVLPIIQFREKDLTEVSTLKDLFGLASNEHDVSMAKYSRLPKRKENEKLKAEVAKEVANARRKQHLSSLQYYCALNALQYRKRVAMMEPMLGYTRGQINFFKKGAEMFSKRMDSFLSSVSDMVQSIQGELDAEAEKMRISQQDLIAVNESVYTPDSDVTSPVINRNLIQKAGYLNLRNKTGLVTTTWERLYFFTQGGNLMCQPRGAVAGGLIQDLDNCSVMAVDCEDRRYCFQITTPTGKTGITLQAESKKEYEEWICAINNISRQIYLTDNPEAAAIKLNQTALQAVTPITSLGKKHEVQHPSQTVKNMENDKIIPSESAGIQDSTQLIAPGTPIQFDIVLPAMEFLDQNRGGRRANPFGESEHSSKDEEEDSLLQQMFVVRFLGSMAVQSDETCEVIYEAMRQVLAARAIHNIFRMTESHLMVTSKNLRLIDPQTQVTRASFELTTVTQFAAHQENRRLIGFVIHLSETLGEDSMSAYVFESNTEGEKICYAISLGKEIIEAQRDPEALAQLMKSVPLTSDGKFILLNDVSEEDGTMHEGGEESEA, encoded by the exons AATGAAATGTGTCTTGCCACACAGCAGCTTTCAAAGCAGCTCCTTGCCTATGAAAAGCAG CATTTTGCCTTAGGTAAAGGAGATGAAGAAGTGATATCCACCctccattatttttcaaaagttgtGGATGAG CTCAATATTCTTCATTCTGAACTGGCAAAACAGCTTGCAGATACAATGGTTCTCCCAATAATACAATTTAGAGAAAAGGACCTCACAG aagTAAGCACACTGAAGGATCTCTTTGGCCTTGCTAGCAATG AACATGACGTGTCCATGGCAAAGTATAGCAGATTACcgaaaaggaaagaaaatgaaaag CTTAAGGCAGAAGTGGCAAAAGAAGTGGCAAATGCCAGAAGAAAGCAGCACCTTTCATCCTTGCAATATTACTGTGCCCTGAATGCTCTGCAGTACAGGAAGAGAGTGGCAATGATGGAACCTATGCTAGGATATACACGAGGACAG ATCAACTTCTTTAAGAAAGGAGCAGAGATGTTTTCCAAACGAATGGACAGCTTTTTGTCATCTGTTTCAGACATGGTTCAGAG catacagggagagctggatgcagaagctgaaaaaatgagaatttcccAGCAGGACTTAATTGCAGTTAATGAATCTGTGTACACCCCAGATTCAGATGTAACTTCACCTGTCATCAATAGAAATCTCATCCAGAAGGCTGGCTACCTTAATCTTAGAAA TAAAACAGGTCTGGTGACCACAACTTGGGAAAGACTCTATTTCTTCACTCAAGGTGGCAACTTGATGTGTCAGCCAAGGGGAGCAGTAGCTGGAGGATTGATTCAGGACCTGGATAACTGCTCTGTTATGGCTGTGGACTGTGAAGACAGAAGATACTGCTTTCAGATCACTACTCCTACTGGCAAAAC GGGTATAACTCTTcaagcagaaagcaagaaagaataTGAggag tGGATATGTGCTATCAACAACATCTCCAGACAGATCTATCTCACTGACAATCCAGAG GCAGCTGCAATCAAATTAAATCAGACAGCCCTGCAAGCAGTGACTCCCATTACtagcttaggaaaaaaacacgAAGTTCAGCACCCCAG CCAGACTGTGAAGAATatggaaaatgacaaaataattcCCAGTGAATCAGCTGGCATTCAAGACTCCACACAACTCATTGCTCCTGGAACACCAATCCAATTTGATATCGTACTGCCTGCCATGGAGTTTCTGGACCAAAACAGAGGTGGCAG GCGTGCAAATCCATTTGGGGAATCTGAACACAGCAGCAAAGATGAGGAGGAAG attccctgctgcagcagatgtTCGTGGTTCGGTTTTTAGGGTCCATGGCTGTTCAGTCGGATGAGACGTGCGAGGTGATTTATGAAGCCATGAGACAAGTGTTGGCCGCTCGAGCCATTCACAACATCTTCCGCATGACTGAATCCCACCTCATGGTCACCAGCAAGAACCTGAG GTTAATAGATCCTCAAACCCAAGTTACACGAGCAAGT tttgaaCTCACCACTGTGACACAGTTTGCTGCCCATCAGGAGAACAGGAGACTGATTGGCTTTGTGATCCACCTCAGTGAGACTCTGGGAGAAGACTCCATGAGCGCGTATGTTTTTGAGAGCAACACAGAAGGGGAAAAG ATTTGCTATGCCATTAgcttgggaaaagaaattattgagGCACAGAGG gatCCAGAAGCATTAGCTCAGCTAATGAAGTCTGTGCCATTAACAAGTGATGGGAAGTTCATACTTCTGAATGATGTGTCAGAAGAGGATGGAACCATGCATGAAGGAGGGGAGGAATCAGAAGCATAA
- the APPL2 gene encoding DCC-interacting protein 13-beta isoform X2, whose translation MQRVYGAQNEMCLATQQLSKQLLAYEKQHFALGKGDEEVISTLHYFSKVVDELNILHSELAKQLADTMVLPIIQFREKDLTEVSTLKDLFGLASNEHDVSMAKYSRLPKRKENEKLKAEVAKEVANARRKQHLSSLQYYCALNALQYRKRVAMMEPMLGYTRGQINFFKKGAEMFSKRMDSFLSSVSDMVQSIQGELDAEAEKMRISQQDLIAVNESVYTPDSDVTSPVINRNLIQKAGYLNLRNKTGLVTTTWERLYFFTQGGNLMCQPRGAVAGGLIQDLDNCSVMAVDCEDRRYCFQITTPTGKTGITLQAESKKEYEEWICAINNISRQIYLTDNPEAAAIKLNQTALQAVTPITSLGKKHEVQHPSQTVKNMENDKIIPSESAGIQDSTQLIAPGTPIQFDIVLPAMEFLDQNRGGRRANPFGESEHSSKDEEEDSLLQQMFVVRFLGSMAVQSDETCEVIYEAMRQVLAARAIHNIFRMTESHLMVTSKNLRLIDPQTQVTRASFELTTVTQFAAHQENRRLIGFVIHLSETLGEDSMSAYVFESNTEGEKICYAISLGKEIIEAQRDPEALAQLMKSVPLTSDGKFILLNDVSEEDGTMHEGGEESEA comes from the exons AATGAAATGTGTCTTGCCACACAGCAGCTTTCAAAGCAGCTCCTTGCCTATGAAAAGCAG CATTTTGCCTTAGGTAAAGGAGATGAAGAAGTGATATCCACCctccattatttttcaaaagttgtGGATGAG CTCAATATTCTTCATTCTGAACTGGCAAAACAGCTTGCAGATACAATGGTTCTCCCAATAATACAATTTAGAGAAAAGGACCTCACAG aagTAAGCACACTGAAGGATCTCTTTGGCCTTGCTAGCAATG AACATGACGTGTCCATGGCAAAGTATAGCAGATTACcgaaaaggaaagaaaatgaaaag CTTAAGGCAGAAGTGGCAAAAGAAGTGGCAAATGCCAGAAGAAAGCAGCACCTTTCATCCTTGCAATATTACTGTGCCCTGAATGCTCTGCAGTACAGGAAGAGAGTGGCAATGATGGAACCTATGCTAGGATATACACGAGGACAG ATCAACTTCTTTAAGAAAGGAGCAGAGATGTTTTCCAAACGAATGGACAGCTTTTTGTCATCTGTTTCAGACATGGTTCAGAG catacagggagagctggatgcagaagctgaaaaaatgagaatttcccAGCAGGACTTAATTGCAGTTAATGAATCTGTGTACACCCCAGATTCAGATGTAACTTCACCTGTCATCAATAGAAATCTCATCCAGAAGGCTGGCTACCTTAATCTTAGAAA TAAAACAGGTCTGGTGACCACAACTTGGGAAAGACTCTATTTCTTCACTCAAGGTGGCAACTTGATGTGTCAGCCAAGGGGAGCAGTAGCTGGAGGATTGATTCAGGACCTGGATAACTGCTCTGTTATGGCTGTGGACTGTGAAGACAGAAGATACTGCTTTCAGATCACTACTCCTACTGGCAAAAC GGGTATAACTCTTcaagcagaaagcaagaaagaataTGAggag tGGATATGTGCTATCAACAACATCTCCAGACAGATCTATCTCACTGACAATCCAGAG GCAGCTGCAATCAAATTAAATCAGACAGCCCTGCAAGCAGTGACTCCCATTACtagcttaggaaaaaaacacgAAGTTCAGCACCCCAG CCAGACTGTGAAGAATatggaaaatgacaaaataattcCCAGTGAATCAGCTGGCATTCAAGACTCCACACAACTCATTGCTCCTGGAACACCAATCCAATTTGATATCGTACTGCCTGCCATGGAGTTTCTGGACCAAAACAGAGGTGGCAG GCGTGCAAATCCATTTGGGGAATCTGAACACAGCAGCAAAGATGAGGAGGAAG attccctgctgcagcagatgtTCGTGGTTCGGTTTTTAGGGTCCATGGCTGTTCAGTCGGATGAGACGTGCGAGGTGATTTATGAAGCCATGAGACAAGTGTTGGCCGCTCGAGCCATTCACAACATCTTCCGCATGACTGAATCCCACCTCATGGTCACCAGCAAGAACCTGAG GTTAATAGATCCTCAAACCCAAGTTACACGAGCAAGT tttgaaCTCACCACTGTGACACAGTTTGCTGCCCATCAGGAGAACAGGAGACTGATTGGCTTTGTGATCCACCTCAGTGAGACTCTGGGAGAAGACTCCATGAGCGCGTATGTTTTTGAGAGCAACACAGAAGGGGAAAAG ATTTGCTATGCCATTAgcttgggaaaagaaattattgagGCACAGAGG gatCCAGAAGCATTAGCTCAGCTAATGAAGTCTGTGCCATTAACAAGTGATGGGAAGTTCATACTTCTGAATGATGTGTCAGAAGAGGATGGAACCATGCATGAAGGAGGGGAGGAATCAGAAGCATAA